From the genome of Sporomusa sphaeroides DSM 2875:
TTTGCCGGGCGCATAATGCAGCGCCGAAGTTACCGGCTCATAAGCAGCCTCAGCCGCTTCTGCCACCATAGCAACCATATCGGCATCACTTGGTGTGTATCGAATAATAAAATGCGGCGTTTCCTGTGCCAGCATGTTTTTAGTCTGATAATCAATTTTCATTACAACCGCCTGCCGTACAAGTGGGTACAGCCACATTTGCGGCCGAATAGGCACCATGCTGCTTAGCAGCAGACTGGCTAACATCAGACCAACTACCACCGGCACGCCGCCTGGGATCATTTCAACCAGATTACGCATGATAGCTGCCCTCCTTTCGAGCAAGTAAAGGACAGTATATCATGAATTCTAGTTTACTTCTACATGTATTTTATGTAAACTAAATAAAAAATAAGATTGCCAACCACAGTGTTTCGCAATGATTCATGCTCCTCCGCGATTTCAAAACACCGGGCAGCAATCCAATTCTGCAGCTTACCCTTTTGAACCGTCGACCGCCGGCTTATCTGTGCCGGCAATGACAATACCGGCGCTTGTTCCTAAACGGGTTGCTCCGGCAGCAACAAGTGCCAGCGCCTGTTCGCGGGTGCGAATACCGCCTGATGCTTTTATCCCGATCTTGTCGCGAGCCACTTCTTTGAGCAAGCGGATGTCTTCCTCGGTTGCCCCGCCGGGGCCAAAGCCTGTAGAGGTTTTAACAAAATGGGCTCCGCCATCAATGACAGCCTGACAAGCTTGGCGTTTTTCCTCATCGGTTAACAATCCTGTCTCAATAATGACTTTGACAATAGCGCCGTCAGCCGCCGCCACAACCTGCTCAATATCGGCTTTAACAGCTTCCCACAGTCCGGCTTTGACGGCCCCGATATGTATGACCATATCCAGTTCATCGGCTTTTCGCAGTACCGCCTCTTTGGCCTCAGCCGCTTTAACGGCGGAAAGAGTAGCCCCTAAGGGGAAGCCAATAACTGTCGCTGTTTTCACGCCGGTTCCGGCCAGATGATGGGCTGCCAGGTCAACATAGATCGGATTGACACAGACAGCAGCAAACTTATGCTGCGCAGCTTCTTCGCACAGCCGGATAATTTCTTCCACCGTGGCTGCCGGTTTGAGCAGCGTATGATCGATATACTTTGCCAGATTCATAATTCTAACCTGCCCTTAACATGGAATAACGAAGAGACTGCCGTCATACGCCAATCTCTTCGTGCTTTATAGGTGTTGTTTACTCCTTAGCTGACCGCCGCAGTTTGCTTCTGACATCGAGGGCACATACCATAAAAATAGAATTGCTGGCCCTGAAGAGTATAGTCGGTCTGAGACGAAACCTGTTTGATAAACTCGGAAGAATCCACTCCGTACAAATCATCAACCCGTCCGCAGCCCATGCAGCGGATATGCGGATGATTAGTGGTGTCGGCATCATAGCGGAAACTATCTTCACCGACATTAAGTACTTGCACCAAATTCAATTCCTTCAAGATTTCAATGGTCTTGTACACGGTTGCCAAACTCATAGTCGGATAAACCGGTTGCAGCTCATTGTAAATCATTTCGGCGCTTGGATGTGCCTTAGTAGCGGCCAAAGCACTATAAATAGCCAGCCGCTGCGGCGTAACCTTGAATCCCTTGTCTCTTAACAGTGTGGTAACACAAATGTCCATTCTTATCCCCTACTTTACTACAAATTACCACTGGAAAATAGTTATCGAGTAATTCTTAGTTAATTCTAACTCTGATTTCATATACTGTCAAGGGCTTTTTATACCGAAGTAATTGGGGAAACAGGACATAAAAAGCCCCGCGTTAAACGCGGGGCATGTGCCTTATATTACTGCGCCTGGCTGCTAAACTTGGATTTAGCTT
Proteins encoded in this window:
- the deoC gene encoding deoxyribose-phosphate aldolase; this translates as MNLAKYIDHTLLKPAATVEEIIRLCEEAAQHKFAAVCVNPIYVDLAAHHLAGTGVKTATVIGFPLGATLSAVKAAEAKEAVLRKADELDMVIHIGAVKAGLWEAVKADIEQVVAAADGAIVKVIIETGLLTDEEKRQACQAVIDGGAHFVKTSTGFGPGGATEEDIRLLKEVARDKIGIKASGGIRTREQALALVAAGATRLGTSAGIVIAGTDKPAVDGSKG
- a CDS encoding Fur family transcriptional regulator, which gives rise to MDICVTTLLRDKGFKVTPQRLAIYSALAATKAHPSAEMIYNELQPVYPTMSLATVYKTIEILKELNLVQVLNVGEDSFRYDADTTNHPHIRCMGCGRVDDLYGVDSSEFIKQVSSQTDYTLQGQQFYFYGMCPRCQKQTAAVS